The genomic segment GACCAGGGCGCCGGAGATCTCGTGCGCGTCGCGGAACGGTACGCCGCGGCGAACCAGCCAGTCGGCGACCTCGGTCGCGAGCGTGTAGCCCTGCGGCGCGGCGGCGGCGAGCACGTCGGCCCGCACGGTCATGGTCGTGACCAGCCCGGTCAGCGCCGGCAGCAGAACCTCCAGGGTGTCGATCGCGTCGAAGACGGGTTCCTTGTCCTCCTGCAGGTCCCGGTCGTACGCGAGCGGCAGCGACTTGAGCGTGGCCAGCAGGCCGGTCAGGTTGCCGAGCAGCCGGCCCGCCTTGCCGCGGGCCAGCTCACCGACGTCCGGGTTCTTCTTCTGCGGCATGATCGACGAGCCGGTGGCGAACGCGTCGTCCAGCTCCACCCAGCCGAACTCCTGCGAGGTCCACAGCACGATCTCCTCGCCGAGCCGGGACAGGTGCACCCCGATCAGGGCGGCGTCGAACAGGAACTCGGCGGCGAAGTCCCGGTCGGACACCGCGTCGATGGAGTTCGCGCAGGGCGCGTCGAAGCCGAGTTCGGTGGCGACCGCCGCCGGGTCCAGCGGCAGCGAGGAGCCGGCCAGGGCGCCGGCACCGAGCGGGCTGTACGCGGCGCGGGTGTCCCAGTCGGCGAGCCGGTCCAGGTCACGGCCGAACGACTGGACGTGCGCGAGCAGCTGGTGACCGAACGAGATCGGCTGCGCGTGCTGCAGGTGGGTCATGCCCGGCGCCGGGGTGTCGACGTTGTTGCGGGCCTGCTCGGTCAACGCCTCGACCAGGTCGACCAGCCGGCCGGCGAGCCCGCGCACGTGGTCGCGCAGGTACAGCCGGAGGTCGGTGGCGACCTGGTCGTTGCGGCTGCGGCCGGCCCGCAGTTTGCCGCCGAGCGTACCGAGCCGCTCCAGCAGGCCGCGTTCCAGCGCGGTGTGCACGTCCTCGTCCTCGACGGTGGGGGTGAACTCGCCGGCCGCGCAGGCTGCGGCGAGGTCGTCCAGCGCGGCGAGCATCCGGCCCAGTTCGTCGGCGTCGAGCAGGCCGGCGCGGGCCAGCACCCGGGCGTGCGCGCGGGAACCGGCGATGTCGTACGGCGCGAGGCGCCAGTCGAAGTGCACCGACAGGCTCAGCCGGGCCAGCGCCTCGGCCGGGCCGCCGGCGAACCGGCCGCCCCACAGTCGGGTCGGTTCGGTCGCGTTCTGCTGCTGTTCGCTCACGCCGCCATTCTTCCTGGGTGCGATGGATGGGTACGAGCTGCCCTCGCGGCGCCCGGATGGCACCGCGGCGGGTCAGCTCTCGGGTTCGTCGGTGCCGCCCCAGCGCAGCAGCTGGGCGGCGAGGTCGGCGCCGGACAGTGGCTCCCGGGCGATCACCGCGATGGTGTCGTCGCCGGCGATGGTGCCGACCACCTCCGGCAGGCCCGACCGGTCCAGCGCGCTCGCGAGGAACTGCGCCGCGCCGGGCGGGGTACGCAGCACCGCGAGGTTGCCGCTCGCGTCGGCACCGGTGAGCAGTTCACGCAGCAGCCGCTGCAGCCGGGCCGGCGCCTGCTCGGCCGGCCGCATCGGTGGGCCGCCCTCCTCCGGCAGCAGGTAGCTGGACGCACCGCCGTCGGTGCCGCGGACCTTGACCGCGCCGAGTTCCTCCAGGTCCCGGGACAGCGTGGCCTGGGTGACGGTGATGCCGCCGTCGGCGAGCAACTGCACGAGTTCGGTCTGCGACCGCACGGTACGGGTGCGGATCAGCTCGGCGATGCGGGCGTGCCGGGCCGCCTTCGTCACCGGCCGCGGCGCGGTACCCGGGTCGCCGTCCTGGATGCCGGTCGTCATGTCGTACCCCCCTGCGCTGGGCTGCCCCCGGCCTGCGCACCGGCGCCGGGCCGACCCGCGCCGGTCTGCCGGGCGTCGTCGAGCAACCAGCCCAGCAGCGCCTTCTGCGCGTGCAGCCGGTTCTCCGCCTCGTCGAAGATCGCGCCGGCCGGGTCGTCGAGGACCTCGTCGGTGATCTCCTCGCCGCGGTGCGCCGGCAGGCAGTGCAGCGCGAACGCCCCGTCCGCGGCGGCGGCGAGCAGGTCCGTGTTGACCTGGTACGGCAGGAACGGGGTGGTGCGGTCCTTGCCGTCGTCCTCCTGGCCCATCGAGGTCCAGGTATCGGTGACGAGCACGTCGGCGCCGTCGACCGCCTGCTTCGGATCGGTCAGTACCGCGGTCGAGCCGCCGGTGCCGCCCGCGATCCGGGTCGCCTCGGCGAGCACCTGCGGGTCGGGCTGGTAGCCGTCCGGGCCGGCGATCCGCACGTGCATCCCGGCGGTGGCACCGGCCAGCAGGAACGAATGCGCCATGTTGTTCGCGCCGTCGCCGAGGTAGGTCACCGTCGTCCCGGCGAGGACACCGCGGCGCTCCCGGATGGTCTGCAGGTCGGCGAGCAGCTGGCAGGGGTGGAAGCCGTCGGTCAGCGCGTTGACCACCGGCACCGACGAGGCGGCGGCGAGCTCGGCCAGCCGGTCGTCGCCGAACGTGCGGATCACGATCGCGTCCACGTAGCGGGACAGTACCCGGGCCGCGTCCGCGACCGTCTCGCCGCGGCCGAAGTGGGTGCTGCGCGCGTCGATGATCAGCGGCTGGCCACCGAGTTGCGCGATGCCCACCTCGAACGAGTTGCGGGTGCGCAGCGACGGCTTCTCGAAGATCACCGCCACCGCGCGGCGCGCGAGCGGAGTGAACCCGTACCGGTCCGCCTTGTACGCGTCGGCCAGGTCCAGGACCTGCGCCTGCTCGGCCGGGCTGAGCGCGTCGTCGCGCAGGAAGTGGCGGGTCACTGGTTGCCTCCGGCGGTGTCGATGGCGGTCTCGGCGGTGCTGCCGACGGTGCCGCCGGCCGCGGCCGTGCCGGTGGCAGTGCCGCCCGCCGCGGCCGTGCCGGTGGCAGTGCCGCCGGTCGTGGTGGTGGCCGCGGTCAGCGCGGCCGGGAGTGCGGCGAGAAAACCGTCCGCCTGCGCGGCGGTCAGCGTCAGCGGCGGCGCGAGCCGCAGCACGTCCGGCTGGCACGGGTTGATCAGGAATCCGGCGTCGCGCAGCGCCGCCGCGGCCGCCGGCGCGACCGGAGCGGTCAGCACGATGCCGAGCAGCAGGCCGGTACCGCGGACCTCGGCGATCGCCGGATGGCCGAGCGCGGCGACCCCGGCCCGGATGCGTTCGCCGAGCGCCTTGACGTGGTCGAGCAGCTGCTCGTCGGCGATCGTGGTCAGTACCGCGAGGCCGGCGGCGCAGCACACCGGGTTGCCGCCGAACGTCGAGCCGTGCGAGCCGGGTGGCAGCAGCGCCGCGACGTCGCCGTACGCGGTGTCGGTGAACGCGACGCAGGCCCCGAGCGGCAGGCCGCCACCGAGGCCCTTGGCGAGCGTCACGACATCCGGGCGTACCCCTTCGGCCTGGTGGGCGAACCAGTGGCCGGTGCGGCCGACGCCGGTCTGGATCTCGTCCAGGCAGAGCAGCGCACCGTGCCGCTCGGTGATCTCGCGGGCCGCGGCGAGGTAACCGGGAGGCGCCGGGACCACCCCGGCCTCGCCCTGGATCGGCTCCAGGATCACCATCGCGGTGGCGTCGGTGACGGCGGCGGCGAGCGCCTCGGCGTCCCCGTACGGCACGTGGGTGACCTCGCCGGGCAGCGGGGCGAACGCAGCCGCCTTGCTCGGCTGGCCGGTCAGCGCGAGCGCACCCATGGTACGGCCGTGGAAGGCGTCCACGGTGGACACGATGTGGCGGCGACCGGTGCGCCGGGACAGCTTGAACGCCGCCTCGTTGGCCTCGGTCCCGGAGTTGGCGAAGTACACCTGGCCGGGCGGCCGAACAGCGCGAGCAGCCGCTCGGCGAGCGCCACCTGCGGCGGGTTGGCGAAGAAGTTGCCGACGTGGCCGAGGGTGGCGATCTGCTCGCTGACCGCCGACACGATCGCCGGATGCGCGTGGCCCAGCGCGTTCACCGCGATCCCGGCGAACAGGTCGAGGTAGTCGCGGCCGTGCTCGTCGGTGACCACCGCGCCGTCGCCGCGCACCAGCGCCACCGCCGGCGTGCCGTAGTTGTGCAGCACCGCGGCGTCCCACCGCGCCACCAGATCGCCGCCGTTCGACGCCGCCGGATCGCCGCCGGGGTTGGGGGCCACCAGGTCGTCGGTCACGATTTCTCCCCTGTCGCGTTGTCGTCGCCGGGCACGACCATGGTGCCGAAGCCGGCGGAGGTGAACACTTCCAGCAGGATCGAGTGCGCCACCCGGCCGTCGATCACGTGCGCCTGCGGCACGCCGCCGCGCACCGCGCGCAGGCATGCCTCCATCTTCGGCACCATCCCGGCCGCCAGGCCGGGCAGCAGCGTGGCGAGCTCGTGCGCCGGCAGCCGGGAGATCAGGCTGTCGGTGTCCGGCCAGTTCGCATACAGCCCCGGTACGTCGGTGAGCACCACGAACTTCTGCGCGTCCAGCGCCACCGCGAGCGCCGAGGCGGCGGTGTCGGCGTTCAGGTTGTGTACGACGCCGTCGGCGTCCGGCGCGACGGTCGAGACGACCGGGATCCGGCCGCCGTCCAGCAGGTCGTCGACGATCCCGGTGTCGACCGTCGCCACGTCGCCGACCAGGCCCAGGTCGACCTCGTCGCCGTCGACCAGCGCGGTCCGCCGGACCGCGGTGAACAGCTGCGCGTCCTCACCGGAGATGCCGACCGCGAGCGGGCCGTGCTCGTTGATCAGCCCGACCAGCTCCCGGCCGACCTGACCGACCAGCACCATCCGCACGACGTCCAGCGACTCCGGCGTGGTGACCCGCAGGCCGCCCCGGAACTCGCTCCGGATGTCCAGCCGCGACAGCATCGCCGAGATCTGCGGCCCGCCGCCGTGCACCACCACCGGCCGCAGCCCGACCCGGCGCAGGAACACCATGTCCGCGGCGAACGAGCGGCGCAGCGCCGGGTCGACCATCGCGTGCCCGCCGTACTTGACGACCACCGTCGCGCCCTGGAACTCCGCGAGCCACGGCAGCGCCTCGGTGAGCACCTCCGCCTTGGCCATCGCGACCGCGAGCTTGTCCCCCAGCTCGGGGGCCACCACGTCGGTCATGTCGAGTACGCCGAGTTCTCGTGCACGTAGCCGTGCGTCAGGTCGTTGGTCCACACCGTCGCCGAGGCGGTACCGGCGGCCAGCCGGGCGGTGATGGTCACCGCCCGGTCGGAGAGGTCGACACCGGACCGGTCGGCCGCCGCCGCGCCACCCCGGCAGATCCACACCCCGTTGATCGCCACGTCCAGCTCGTCCGGCCGGAACGCGGCGCCGGTGGTACCGATGGCGGCGAGGATGCGGCCCCAGTTCGGATCGTTGCCGAACAGGGCGGTCTTGACCAGGTTGTTGCGGGCGATGGCCCGGCCCACCTCGACCGCGTCGTCCTCGGTGGCCGCGTCCACCACCTCGATCGTCACGTCTTTGCTGGCGCCCTCGGCGTCGGACAGCAGCTGCCCGGCGAGATCGGCGCACGCCGCGGTGACCAGGTCGGTCAGCTCGGCCGGGTCGGCGCTCACCCCGGACGCGCCGGAGGCGAGCAGCAACACGGTGTCGTTGGTGGACAGGCAGCCGTCGGAGTCGACCCGCTCGAAGGTGACCCGGCACGCCTCGCGCAGCGCGTCGTTCAGCACGTCGGTGTCGGCGACCGCGTCGGTGGTCAGTACGCACAGCATGGTGGCGAGGGCCGGCGCGAG from the Actinocatenispora thailandica genome contains:
- the argH gene encoding argininosuccinate lyase — protein: MSEQQQNATEPTRLWGGRFAGGPAEALARLSLSVHFDWRLAPYDIAGSRAHARVLARAGLLDADELGRMLAALDDLAAACAAGEFTPTVEDEDVHTALERGLLERLGTLGGKLRAGRSRNDQVATDLRLYLRDHVRGLAGRLVDLVEALTEQARNNVDTPAPGMTHLQHAQPISFGHQLLAHVQSFGRDLDRLADWDTRAAYSPLGAGALAGSSLPLDPAAVATELGFDAPCANSIDAVSDRDFAAEFLFDAALIGVHLSRLGEEIVLWTSQEFGWVELDDAFATGSSIMPQKKNPDVGELARGKAGRLLGNLTGLLATLKSLPLAYDRDLQEDKEPVFDAIDTLEVLLPALTGLVTTMTVRADVLAAAAPQGYTLATEVADWLVRRGVPFRDAHEISGALVALCLSRGCALDEVSDADLAAVSDRLTPQVREVLSVPGALAARTTPGSTGPGPVTDQLAALDAKVTGWRGWADTQVVPR
- the argJ gene encoding bifunctional glutamate N-acetyltransferase/amino-acid acetyltransferase ArgJ → MGVTAPAGFRAAGATAGIKPSGAPDVALVVNDGPDATAAGVFTRNRVKAAPVLWSERVLAAGIVKAVVLNSGNANACTGKAGFGDTHATAEHVAARLGIGPADVAVCSTGLIGERLPVDKLLAGVNTAAKGLSRTGGADAAEAIRTTDTRAKQVRLDGDGYVLGGMAKGAGMLAPALATMLCVLTTDAVADTDVLNDALREACRVTFERVDSDGCLSTNDTVLLLASGASGVSADPAELTDLVTAACADLAGQLLSDAEGASKDVTIEVVDAATEDDAVEVGRAIARNNLVKTALFGNDPNWGRILAAIGTTGAAFRPDELDVAINGVWICRGGAAAADRSGVDLSDRAVTITARLAAGTASATVWTNDLTHGYVHENSAYST
- a CDS encoding arginine repressor codes for the protein MTTGIQDGDPGTAPRPVTKAARHARIAELIRTRTVRSQTELVQLLADGGITVTQATLSRDLEELGAVKVRGTDGGASSYLLPEEGGPPMRPAEQAPARLQRLLRELLTGADASGNLAVLRTPPGAAQFLASALDRSGLPEVVGTIAGDDTIAVIAREPLSGADLAAQLLRWGGTDEPES
- the argF gene encoding ornithine carbamoyltransferase; translation: MTRHFLRDDALSPAEQAQVLDLADAYKADRYGFTPLARRAVAVIFEKPSLRTRNSFEVGIAQLGGQPLIIDARSTHFGRGETVADAARVLSRYVDAIVIRTFGDDRLAELAAASSVPVVNALTDGFHPCQLLADLQTIRERRGVLAGTTVTYLGDGANNMAHSFLLAGATAGMHVRIAGPDGYQPDPQVLAEATRIAGGTGGSTAVLTDPKQAVDGADVLVTDTWTSMGQEDDGKDRTTPFLPYQVNTDLLAAAADGAFALHCLPAHRGEEITDEVLDDPAGAIFDEAENRLHAQKALLGWLLDDARQTGAGRPGAGAQAGGSPAQGGTT
- the argB gene encoding acetylglutamate kinase, which encodes MTDVVAPELGDKLAVAMAKAEVLTEALPWLAEFQGATVVVKYGGHAMVDPALRRSFAADMVFLRRVGLRPVVVHGGGPQISAMLSRLDIRSEFRGGLRVTTPESLDVVRMVLVGQVGRELVGLINEHGPLAVGISGEDAQLFTAVRRTALVDGDEVDLGLVGDVATVDTGIVDDLLDGGRIPVVSTVAPDADGVVHNLNADTAASALAVALDAQKFVVLTDVPGLYANWPDTDSLISRLPAHELATLLPGLAAGMVPKMEACLRAVRGGVPQAHVIDGRVAHSILLEVFTSAGFGTMVVPGDDNATGEKS